In Sphingobacterium sp. R2, the genomic stretch GTCAAGTCACCTATCAGGCAAATGAGCTAATTTACCGCTTAGAGAATCCTTCAAAGCAGCAGATAGAGGTTACTTTTAGAGTAAGCAATAACAATATTGCGTTCAGATACTATGTTCCTCAGATGGGGGAACCGGCCAACTTCACCTTGATAAAAGAAGAGAGTGGATTTAAATTTCCAATATTTACAACGACATTTTTGACAGCTCAGGCTCCTCCGATGATCGGTTGGATGAAGACAAAGCCAAGTTATGAAGAGGAGTATCAAACAGATCAGCATTTGGGACTTGCTTCAAAATATGGTATGGGCTTCACTTTCCCAGCGCTCTTTCATGTTGGAGATCGCGGATGGGTACTTGTCTCAGAAACTGGCGTATCAAGTGCGTATTGTGGATCTAAATTAAGTGAGGGTACGAAAGATGGCCTTTACAAGATAGCTTTTCCAGAAAATGGGGAGAATAATGGGATTGGACGGGCGGCTCCAACGATTTCATTACCTGGTTATACACCTTGGCGAACACTAACTGTTGGAAGTAATTTAAAACCTATTGTCGAAACCACAATTCCTTTCGATGTCGTCGAGCCTCAGTATAAGCCTTCGAAGCAATACGAGTTTGGACGGGCAACATGGAGCTGGTTGGAATGGCAAGACGCTAGTATTAATTTTGAAGACCAAAAGAAGTTTATAGACCTTTCATCCGCAATGGGTTATGAATTTGTTTTAATAGACAATTGGTGGGATACAAAGATTGGTCGCGCGAAAATTAAACAACTGGTTGATTATGGAAAAGAGCGCGGGGTCAGTATTTGCTTGTGGTACAACTCAAATGGATACTGGAACGATGCACCACAAACACCTAAAAATAAAATGAATACATCCATCGCGCGTAAGGCGGAGATGCAATGGATGCAACAAATCGGTATTAAAGGCATTAAAGTCGACTTTTTTGGAGGTGATAAACAGGAAACATTTAAGCTATACGAGGATATTCTTTCTGATGCTAATGATTATGGATTAACTGTTATATTTCACGGATGTACTTTACCGAGAGGGTGGGAGCGAATGTACCCGAATTTTGCGGGTAGCGAAGCCGTATTGGCTTCTGAAAACTTAATTTTTACACAGCATGCAAATGATATGGAAGCTTTTAACGCAACATTGCATCCTTTTATTCGCAACTCGGTCGCTGCTATGGACTTTGGGCCAGTTTTGTTAAACAAACGCCATAACCGCGAAAATAATGGTGGTACTATCCGCAAGACAACGGAAACTTTCCAAATAGCAACCGCTGTTTTATTTCAAAATCCGGTTCAAAATTTTGGTTTGACACCGAATAACTTACAGGATATGCCAACCCATGTAATCGATTTTATGAAGCAGGTTCCAACACTTTGGGATGAGACTACTTTTATCGATGGTTATCCAGGTAGATACGTTATACTTGCCCGCAGGAAGGCGGATACGTGGTATGTAGCTGCCATCAACGCAGGGGGTAAGGAAAAAACTATTTCGGTAACATTACCCATGTTGACCACAGATAAGGTACAACTGATCGAAGACAATAAAGCGCGGGCATCTGAACAAAAACAAATCCGACTTGCTAATGCTAAAACAATCAAATTGACATTACAGCCCCAAGGTGCTGCTGTTTTAATAGGCAAATAGCCAATAATTGGCACTTCTCCCTTGATTAAAGGAAGCTTTCTTTAATCAGGGAGAAGTGTTCGGACTTCTAAGATCTTGTGACTTGTTGATGCTGTCCCAGCTTTAATCTTCAGTTCTATTTTCGTCTTATCTATAGCATTTTGGGGAAGCGGTATTTGTATTGTTTTAATAATTGTTTTCTCATCCTTGTCTTCCCATGTACTTATGGTTTTACCATTGATCATAACTTCAGTTATTCGAGGTGAGCTATCTGCCAGCAATTTGATTGCTACTAGTTTAGTCTCGGGTGTTATTTTCATCGTATAACTAAACCAGCTTTTTGTCTCTCGCCATCGCGTATCGCCGAATGCTCCAGCATTGCTACCTTCCTCGCGAAAAAAGTGATCTGATTCTGGTTGCTGTTCACCAGCAACTACTTTATCGACCGTTTTGGCATTAAGGGCCAAACTTTCTATTTCGTCTCTACTCATTTTATCCTGTAATTCCTGTAATTCTTGCGCTGTGGCTTGAGGCCAATAGATCATATAACGAGAGTCATGAATACCAAAAAATGGTTCGAGTTCCATTTGAAGACTTTGTTTTCCGATATAGAGATCCGAGAGTGTAAAATGCAAAGGTTTGGATGCTATAGGTTTTATAAGAGCTGGAATATTATTAGGCTCAGCCTTAAGGACTGGAAGATCACGTAAAGGGATTTGTTTTCCTGATGCGATGTGTCCCATTCGGCTATCATCTGCCTGCAGTCCGCTGAGGTTTTCCTGTCCTGTGCGAGCTCCCAAAACAATAGGTCCATATAAAATACTGTAATAGTTACTTTTATCGGGCAATTGTTCAGTATGTATCTCCATAGGTAATTCTACGCTAACAATATCACCTTTTCGCCATGTTCGTTTGATGTGTATATGCTCATTGGTCAAATAGAAATTTTCGTAGCGCTTACCATTGATCGAAACCTTCGGATTAGTGTTTAACCAGCCCGGTTTACGAATAAACAGACTGAATGAAGTCGGCTTTTTTGGATTGATTCGTATGCTTGTGTTCGCTTCTGTCGGAAATTTTGTTTCTTGAATAACTTCTATATTTTGCTCCTTCCAGTCTAGGTGTGAAGGAATGTAGAGATTGACATATAAATCATTGTTACGATGGGCATAGATCATTTCACCATATTTGGCGTGATTTTCCATACCTGAACCAACACAGCACCACATACTTGTCTGTGTCTGTGAATAAACGCGATAATGTCCAGGGCGGATCTGTGTGAAGTATACTAATCCACCGTGTTCGGGGTGTTGTGTCGATAGAATATGATTGTAAAGAGCGCGTTCATAAAAGTCGAGATATTTGCCCTGCGGATCAGTTTGGTATAGCATTTTTGTGAGGCGTAACATATTGTATGTATTACAGGTTTCGGGGCCCTCAATGCTGTGGATCATCTTTGAAAAATCATCTGTCGGATTAAAATGTTCACTCACGCTATTTCCACCAATGGAAATGGAACGCTGTTCAACAACGTTGTCCCAAAAATACCTAACGGCTTCCGCCCATTTTTCGTCATGAGAAAGGTCAGCAATACGTTTGAAACCCAGAACTTTTGGAATCTGTGTATTCGCATGAAGTCCTGTTAAATGGTCTTCACGTTGCAAAAGGGGATTGAGAATGGATTTATGGCTGAACTTGCGTGCAAGTTCAAGATAAGCTCTATTTTGGGTAATAGCAGCGACATCTGCGAAGGTTTCATTTAGGCCACCATGTTCACTCCTTAGCATATCCTGTATTTGGGCTTCTGAAAGCTGACTAACCAGCTTTAGTGCCCAATCGGTCATTTTAATAAGCATAGTTTTAGCAGATTCATTTCCGGTCAAAACATAGGCATCCCTTAGACCCGCATAGGTTTTGTGTATATTGTATAGCGGCACCCATTTCCCATTCAGGTTGAAGCTACCTGCATTGATCTTGCCTTGTTGAATTTCCGTCCAAATAACTTGACCATCAGGTACACCACCAATATACCCATTTCCGTTTGCATCCTGACATCGTTTCAAGTTGTCGAGCATATAATCGAGGCGTTCCTTGA encodes the following:
- a CDS encoding glycoside hydrolase family 97 catalytic domain-containing protein; this translates as MFNNIYRHLFRRSTLKGCILLCVVSLNSTVALAQQTSVSSPDGALAVKLNLRNGNLFYEVELSGKTMLEASPLGLQSSTINLIDSLRPIGEKRSEISSNYNELKIKRSQVTYQANELIYRLENPSKQQIEVTFRVSNNNIAFRYYVPQMGEPANFTLIKEESGFKFPIFTTTFLTAQAPPMIGWMKTKPSYEEEYQTDQHLGLASKYGMGFTFPALFHVGDRGWVLVSETGVSSAYCGSKLSEGTKDGLYKIAFPENGENNGIGRAAPTISLPGYTPWRTLTVGSNLKPIVETTIPFDVVEPQYKPSKQYEFGRATWSWLEWQDASINFEDQKKFIDLSSAMGYEFVLIDNWWDTKIGRAKIKQLVDYGKERGVSICLWYNSNGYWNDAPQTPKNKMNTSIARKAEMQWMQQIGIKGIKVDFFGGDKQETFKLYEDILSDANDYGLTVIFHGCTLPRGWERMYPNFAGSEAVLASENLIFTQHANDMEAFNATLHPFIRNSVAAMDFGPVLLNKRHNRENNGGTIRKTTETFQIATAVLFQNPVQNFGLTPNNLQDMPTHVIDFMKQVPTLWDETTFIDGYPGRYVILARRKADTWYVAAINAGGKEKTISVTLPMLTTDKVQLIEDNKARASEQKQIRLANAKTIKLTLQPQGAAVLIGK
- a CDS encoding beta-L-arabinofuranosidase domain-containing protein; its protein translation is MILKNKFFHSVLACLFSLALDAQTTPRLNYFDLREVRLLPGFFKHAEDLDINYLLEMDPDRLLAPFLREASLPLKKESYTNWENTGLDGHIGGHYLSALAYMYAATGNRRIKERLDYMLDNLKRCQDANGNGYIGGVPDGQVIWTEIQQGKINAGSFNLNGKWVPLYNIHKTYAGLRDAYVLTGNESAKTMLIKMTDWALKLVSQLSEAQIQDMLRSEHGGLNETFADVAAITQNRAYLELARKFSHKSILNPLLQREDHLTGLHANTQIPKVLGFKRIADLSHDEKWAEAVRYFWDNVVEQRSISIGGNSVSEHFNPTDDFSKMIHSIEGPETCNTYNMLRLTKMLYQTDPQGKYLDFYERALYNHILSTQHPEHGGLVYFTQIRPGHYRVYSQTQTSMWCCVGSGMENHAKYGEMIYAHRNNDLYVNLYIPSHLDWKEQNIEVIQETKFPTEANTSIRINPKKPTSFSLFIRKPGWLNTNPKVSINGKRYENFYLTNEHIHIKRTWRKGDIVSVELPMEIHTEQLPDKSNYYSILYGPIVLGARTGQENLSGLQADDSRMGHIASGKQIPLRDLPVLKAEPNNIPALIKPIASKPLHFTLSDLYIGKQSLQMELEPFFGIHDSRYMIYWPQATAQELQELQDKMSRDEIESLALNAKTVDKVVAGEQQPESDHFFREEGSNAGAFGDTRWRETKSWFSYTMKITPETKLVAIKLLADSSPRITEVMINGKTISTWEDKDEKTIIKTIQIPLPQNAIDKTKIELKIKAGTASTSHKILEVRTLLPD